In the genome of Capra hircus breed San Clemente chromosome 5, ASM170441v1, whole genome shotgun sequence, one region contains:
- the SAMM50 gene encoding sorting and assembly machinery component 50 homolog, which translates to MGTVHARSLEPLPASGPDFGALGEEAEFVEVEPEAKQEILENKDVVVQHVHFDGLGRTKDDIIMCEIRDVFKAKNLIEVMRKSHEAREKLLRLGIFRQVDVLIDTCQGDGALPNGLDVTFEVTELRRLTGSYNTMVGNNEGSMVLGLKLPNLLGRAEKVTFQFSYGTKETSYGLSFFKPQPGNFDRNFSVNLYKVTGQFPWSSLRETDRGVSAEYSFPTWKTSHTVKWEGVWRELGCLSRAASFAVRKESGHSLKSSLSHSMVIDSRNSSILPKRGALLKVNQELAGYTGGDVSFLKEDFELQLNKQLILDTVFSASLWGGMLVPMGDKPSSIADRFYLGGPTSVRGFSMHSVGPQSEGDYLGGEAYWAGGLHLYTPLPFRPGQGGFGELFRTHFFLNAGNLCNLNYGEGPKAHIRKLAECIRWSYGAGIVLRLGNIARLELNYCVPMGVQRGDRICDGVQFGAGIRFL; encoded by the exons AGTTTGGAGCCTCTTCCAGCCAGTGGACCTGATTTCGGAGCATTAggagaagaagctgaatttgtTGAAGTTGAACCTGAAGCTAAGCAGGAAATTCTTGAGAACAAGGAT GTGGTGGTTCAACACGTTCATTTTGATGGACTTGGAAGGACTAAGGACGACATCATCATGTGTGAAATTAGAGATGTTTTTAAGGCTAAAAACCTTATCGAG gTTATGAGGAAATCTCACGAAGCCCGTGAAAAGTTACTGCGCCTAGGAATATTTAGACAAGTGGATGTTTTGATCGATACGTGTCAGG GTGATGGTGCGCTTCCCAATGGCTTAGACGTTACCTTTGAAGTAACTGAGTTAAGGAGGTTAACGGGCAGTTACAACACCATGGTCGGGAACAACGAAGGCAGTATG GTCCTTGGCCTCAAACTCCCTAATCTTTTAGGCCGGGCAGAAAAGGTGACTTTCCAGTTTTCCTATGGAACAAAAGAAACTTCGTACGGCCTGTCCTTCTTCAAACCACAGCCCGGAAACTTCGATAGAAA TTTCTCCGTAAACTTATACAAAGTCACGGGACAGTTCCCTTGGAGCTCGCTCCGGGAGACAGACCGAGGCGTATCAGCGGAGTACAGC TTTCCCACCTGGAAGACGAGCCACACGGTCAAGTGGGAGGGCGTCTGGCGggagctgggctgcctctccaggGCCGCGTCCTTCGCCGTCCGGAAGGAGAGCGGGCACTCGCTGAAGTCGTCTCTCTCG cacTCGATGGTCATCGACTCTCGGAACTCCTCCATCCTGCCGAAAAGAGGTGCTTTGCTGAAGGTGAACCAG GAGCTGGCCGGCTACACCGGAGGGGACGTGAGCTTCTTAAAAGAAGATTTTGAGCTTCAGTTGAATAAACAACTCATCCTTGACACA GTTTTTTCAGCCTCTCTCTGGGGTGGAATGTTGGTACCCATGGGTGATAAGCCATCGAGCATTGCTGATAG GTTCTACCTCGGCGGACCCACGAGCGTGCGGGGCTTCAGCATGCACAGCGTCGGGCCACAGAGCGAAG GTGactacctgggtggggaagcctACTGGGCCGGCGGGCTGCACCTGTACACCCCGTTACCCTTCCGGCCCGGCCAGGGTGGCTTTGGCGAGCTCTTCAGGACACACTTCTTCCTCAACGCAGGGAACCTCTGCAACCTCAACTACG GGGAGGGCCCCAAAGCCCACATCCGGAAGCTGGCCGAGTGCATCCGCTGGTCCTACGGGGCAGGCATCGTCCTCAGGCTGGGCAACATCGCGCGGCTGGAGCTCAACTACTGCGTCCCCATGGGCGTGCAGCGCGGGGACAG